A window of Pelagicoccus enzymogenes genomic DNA:
CATCGAGTCCGACGACGACCTCGTACGCTCTACCCGACTCGCCTACAACGTGCTGCAAGGCGCCGGGTCCCGCATCACCAAGACCGAGTTCGTGGCCTGCCCCAGCTGCGGCCGCACCCTCTTCGACCTGCAGACCACCACCCAGCGCATCCGCGGAAAGACCGGCCACCTCAAAGGGGTCAAAATCGCCATCATGGGCTGCATCGTCAACGGCCCAGGCGAGATGGCGGACGCAGATTTTGGCTACGTCGGAGGCGCCCCCGCCAAGATCAACCTCTACGTGGGCAAGACCTGCGTGAAGTACAACATTCCGCAAGCCGAAGCCGACGACCGCCTCATCGACCTCATCAAAGAGCACGGCAAATGGGTCGACCCCAAACCCGTCACCACCTGAAAAGGTGGCGCGGCTTCTCCGAAGACGCAAAAGAGGTGGAGCGGCTCGTCCCGAGACGCAAATTCCGCGCTGCAGGAGCACCCGTTCCCATTACGGGCGTCAATCCACAAGGTAGGGTCCGCTGTCCCAGCGGACATTTCCATCTTAAAGTCTAATCGCCGCCGAGCAACCGTAACGCAGCATACAAGTATCCTTAGGGTTGATACAAAAAAGGAGCTACGCAAACAGCGTAGCTCCCTGAAAAACTAGACCGCTCGGATCTACGAACGAGAAACGCGGCGGCGGATCGCGACCAAGCCTAGCAGGCCAAGACCGAGCAAGGCGCTCGTGGTGCTGCTGTCCGGAACAGCCAGGGAGGAATCCCTCAATACCAAGTTATCGAAGTAGGCATTCTCGGCAGGCGTTCTGAAATCTTCGAGCATGAGGTGGACAGGCTGGCCGGGCCAAGGATTGGCGATGATGGCTTCGTAATGATGCCAAGTACCGTCTTCGATCAGGTTGAAAGTCAGACCGCCATAACTCGTGCCCGCAAGCCAGGTGTGGGTTCCGGGAAGCCCTAGGCTCAAGCCTAAGAAACCGCTCCCGTTGCTTTGGGCACCCGCCATGTAATCGAAAGACAACAGATAGCTTCCGACGGTCGAAACCGCATCAATGGTGAAAATGTCTCCACCTCCTACCGAATTGGAGAAAGCAAGAACATGATTACTTCCATCAAGCGGATCGGCTACGATGACTCCGCTGTGAGCGCCCCCCGACTTTCCAGTCCATGCGGAGAGATCTCCTTCAAAGTCGTCGCTAAATGAGCTAAGACCGAACAGACTGCTGGTAGCGAGCAGCCCAGCGGCAGTCGCGAGAATTGTTTTCAATTTCATAGGTTGTTGGGATTTGAGGTGATTCAGTTTCTGCTTCGCACTTCTAGAGCTTCTTCGTTGTCGTTGAAAGAGACCCTAGCCGGCGAAACGGTTTGATACCAAGGAGCAGGTTTGAGACAAACCTACGCGCATACACTTAAAACATTCTCTTATTTCACTGGATAACAACACCTTAAGCATATAAAACCGAACCGACCGCCCCTGATAGGGGCAAGCAAACGTAAGAATCCATTACGAACCTACAAATTAGCCCTCGAATCCCCCGCGCCCAACCAGCCTGCACTCCCTTCTCGATGAGCAATCCCCAAT
This region includes:
- a CDS encoding VPDSG-CTERM sorting domain-containing protein, whose amino-acid sequence is MKLKTILATAAGLLATSSLFGLSSFSDDFEGDLSAWTGKSGGAHSGVIVADPLDGSNHVLAFSNSVGGGDIFTIDAVSTVGSYLLSFDYMAGAQSNGSGFLGLSLGLPGTHTWLAGTSYGGLTFNLIEDGTWHHYEAIIANPWPGQPVHLMLEDFRTPAENAYFDNLVLRDSSLAVPDSSTTSALLGLGLLGLVAIRRRVSRS